One genomic segment of Musa acuminata AAA Group cultivar baxijiao chromosome BXJ3-3, Cavendish_Baxijiao_AAA, whole genome shotgun sequence includes these proteins:
- the LOC135632849 gene encoding regulator of telomere elongation helicase 1 homolog isoform X4, with translation MNLEMSLLTSKTWLILGEPWGCRCPYYISRELHKVVDILFAPYNYLIDPGNRRSLSGIQWNNAVLIFDEAHNLESICADAASFDLPSGYLTACISEAKQCVDLCIKRRVIEKSADKEFDPENYAILRALLLKLETRIAEVAIESRELGFTRPGDYIYEFLSDLNITYETANMLIDTIDNAALLLEEGNTSGAGTGIKMKGAVCRLESIRNMLNIIFRDGGKDHAKFYRFHVQESQLSITDSLKGKVSRTLSWWCFNPGLAMQQFERLGVCSIILTSGTLSPLDSFALELNLEFPVRLENPHVITPNQVWVGVVPSGPSSQPFNSSYKNRDSLQYKQELGNSIVNFARIVPDGLLVFFPSYYMMDQCIECWKDMGHASSSDFSTIWERICKYKQPIIEPKQSSLFPRAIEDFESKIRDNTTSGAIFFAVCRGKVSEGLDFADRAGRAVVVTGLPFSTKTDPKVRLKRDYLDHYATSQKKQSKVLTGEEWYVQQAARAVNQAVGRVIRHCHDYGAIVFCDERFSQQNWQCQMSYWLRPHIKCYPKFGDVVFTLTRFFRDKDFCDLKPKLAKSCTKEQMFVAEKSLMPLEKTLSLKSITSLAPNTEHCSRKSLSSVLSTNTSSGFDHLGQIVPANRSSVSNELGFCSTLQRSVNHFCHKKRLPFKEGISKNIQYQDTVVVHLANDTSSSEQACEVAFAATSAKRPKTLEPVDNVECQKDTDSKWPADFGSSTSVRMTQHVHVVKETFQQPTSHKEKHNTSIPCTDKTSGSAFLMQVQEKLTVAEYKEFVGFMKALKSKTMKITPLLESIAKLFSSPGRFSLLERFKDFVPAKYHPIYEQLLRVHGTNNDV, from the exons ATGAACTTGGAAATGAGCCTTTTGACATCGAAGACTTGGTTAATACTGGGAGAACCATGGGGCTGTAG ATGCCCATATTACATATCTAGAGAGCTTCACAAGGTTGTTGATATTCTGTTTGCCCCTTACAACTATCTTATTGATCCTGGAAACCGGCGATCTTTATCAGGCATTCAGTGGAACAATGCAGTTCTTATATTTGATGAAGCACATAACCTG GAGAGTATATGTGCTGATGCAGCTTCATTCGACTTGCCTTCTGGTTACCTCACTGCTTGCATTTCTGAAGCAAAACAATGTGTTGACTTGTGTATTAAAAGGAGGGTAATTGAAAAATCAGCTGATAAAGAGTTTGACCCAGAAAATTATGCTATTCTCAGAG CTCTTCTACTGAAGCTTGAAACACGTATTGCTGAGGTGGCTATTGAGTCCAGAGAATTGGGTTTCACTCGACCTGGAGACTACATTTATGAGTTTCTCTCTGATCTGAACATCACATATGAGACAGCAAATATGCTTATTGATACGATTGACAATGCTGCTCTGCTTCTTGAGGAGG GGAATACGTCTGGGGCCGGAACAGGAATCAAAATGAAGGGGGCAGTCTGCAGGTTAGAGAGCATCAGGAATATGCTTAATATTATCTTCCGAGATGGTGGGAAGGATCATGCAAAATTTTATCGT TTTCATGTGCAGGAATCTCAACTAAGCATTACAGATTCTCTAAAAG GAAAGGTGTCAAGAACACTTAGTTGGTGGTGTTTTAACCCAGGGCTTGCCATGCAACAGTTTGAAAGGTTGGGTGTATGCTCTATCATACTGACATCTGGCACTTTGTCTCCTCTAGACTCGTTTGCCTTGGAGCTGAACTT AGAATTTCCAGTCAGGTTGGAGAATCCCCATGTTATAACTCCTAATCAAGTGTGGGTTGGAGTTGTGCCAAGTGGTCCATctagtcaaccatttaattcttcaTACAAAAATCGTGATTCTCTACAATATAAGCAAGAACTTGGTAATTCTATAG TTAATTTTGCTCGCATAGTGCCGGATGGCTtacttgtattcttcccttcataTTATATGATGGATCAGTGCATTGAATGCTGGAAAGATATG GGTCATGCAAGCTCAAGTGATTTCAGCACAATCTGGGAAAGAATTTGCAAATACAAACAACCTATTATAGAGCCCAAACAATCATCACTTTTTCCACGTGCAATTGAG GACTTTGAGTCAAAAATACGTGATAATACCACTTCGGGGGCCATATTTTTTGCAGTTTGTCGTGGCAAA GTTAGTGAAGGTCTTGATTTTGCTGACCGGGCTGGGAGAGCTGTGGTAGTTACTGGCCTGCCTTTTTCTACAAAGACTGATCCCAAG GTTCGTCTCAAGCGTGATTACTTGGATCACTATGCTACATCGCAAAAGAAACAATCTAAG GTTCTCACTGGCGAGGAGTGGTATGTCCAGCAAGCTGCAAGGGCTGTGAATCAGGCTGTTGGCCGTGTCATTAGACATTGCCATGATTATGGAGCAATTGTTTTCTGCGATGAAAG GTTTTCTCAACAAAATTGGCAGTGTCAAATGTCATACTGGCTCCGTCCTCATATCAAG TGCTATCCCAAGTTTGGGGATGTAGTTTTCACATTGACTAGATTCTTTCGAGACAAAGACTTTTGCGACTTGAAACCAAAACTAGCTAAAAGCTGCACTAAGG AGCAAATGTTCGTGGCAGAGAAATCTTTGATGCCTCTGGAGAAGACCTTATCATTGAAGTCTATCACCTCCTTG GCGCCTAATACTGAACATTGCTCCAGAAAGTCACTGTCATCTGTGCTCTCAACTAACACAAGTAGTGGTTTTGATCATTTGGGGCAAATAGTTCCCGCCAACCGCTCATCGGTTTCTAATGAACTTGGGTTCTGCTCGACCTTGCAACGTTCAGTAAATCACTTCTGCCATAAGAAGAGATTACCATTCAAGGAAGGAATATCTAAAAATATTCAGTATCAGGATACTGTAGTGGTTCATTTGGCAAACGATACATCATCGAGTGAACAAGCATGTGAGGTTGCATTTGCAGCTACTTCTGCAAAAAGGCCTAAAACATTAGAACCGGTTGATAATGTTGAATGTCAAAAAGATACAGATTCAAAGTG GCCTGCAGATTTTGGGAGTTCTACCAGTGTTAGGATGACGCAACATGTTCACGTTGTGAAAGAAACTTTTCAGCAACCAACATCACATAAGGAGAAGCATAATACCTCTATACCTTGTACTGATAAAACTAGTGGTTCTGCTTTTCTAATGCAG GTTCAAGAAAAGCTTACTGTTGCAGAATATAAGGAGTTTGTGGGCTTCATGAAGGCATTAAAATCCAAAACAATGAAAATTACACCTTTGCTGGAGTCCATTGCAAAGTTATTTTCAAGTCCTGGGAGATTTTCTCTTCTCGAGAG GTTCAAGGATTTTGTTCCTGCAAAATATCATCCCATTTATGAGCAGCTTCTTAGAGTTCATGGCACGAACAATGATGT ATGA